AATCCGCCGCCTGGCGGGTCGCGGGTATGGATAATGTGAATTCGAAGACAGAATTCGATGTTACCGATTGTTGCGCGGGATGTGACCGGCGTCCCCTCCCGCTGTCATCCTCCGGCCGCGCAGCGGACCGGGGGACCCAGGGTGGCTCTGGAAAAACGCCCGGCAGCCATCACGCGGAAAGTTGGGTCCCCCGGTCCGCCCTGCGGGCGGCCGGAGGATGACAGAACGGGGGAGGCTACTCCGCCGCCATCGACGCCGGCGCCTCCGGCTTCCACCGCAGTTTCGGCTTCCGCGCCGCCAGGGTTTCGTCCAGCCGGCGCAGCGGGGCCAGGTGCGGCGCGCCCTTGAAGCGGTCAGTGTCGCCGGCCTTCGCCGCCTGCGCCAACGCCCGCAGGGCCGTCACGAAGCGGTCCAGCTCCTGCTTCGATTCCGTCTCGGTCGGCTCGATCAGCATGGCCCCGTGGACGACCAGCGGGAAGTACATGGTCATCGGGTGGAAGCCCTCGTCGATCATCGCCTTGGCGAAGTCGAGGGTGGTCACCCCGGTCCCGTCCAGCCAGCTGTCGTCGAACAGCGCCTCGTGCATGCAGGGCCCGTCGGGGAAGGCCGGGCTCATCAAGTCGCTTAAGGTCGCCTTGATGTAGTTGGCGTTCAGCACCGCGTCCTCGGCCACCTGGCGCAGGCCGTCGGAGCCATGGCTGCGCATGTAGGCGTAGGCGCGGACGTACATGCCCATCTGGCCATGGAAGGCGCTCATCCGGCCAAAGGCGCCGGCCGCCTCGCCGATGGCTTCCTCCTGAAGGACAAGGCCGTCCGGACCATAGGTCAGCCAGGGCGTCGGGGCATAGGCCGCCAGGGCCTCGCTCAGCACCACGGGGCCCGCGCCCGGCCCGCCGCCGCCGTGCGGCGTCGAAAAGGTCTTGTGCAGGTTGATGTGCATGGCGTCGACGCCGAGATCGCCCGGGCGCACCCGGCCGACGATGGCGTTGAAGTTGGCCCCGTCGCAGTAGAAGTAGGCGCCCGCCGCATGGGTCAGCCGGGCGATCTCGACGATGTCGCGCTCGAACAGGCCGCAGGTGTTGGGGTTGGTGACCATGATGGCCGCCACGTCGGGGCCGAGCTTGGCCTCGAGGTCGGCCAGATCCACCCGGCCGTCATCGGTCTGGGCGATCTCGCGCACGGAATAGCCGACGAAGGCCGCCGTCGCCGGATTGGTGCCGTGGGCGCTGGTCGGGACCAGCACCACCTTGCGGGCGTCGTCGCCGCGCGCCTTGTGGGCCGCCTGGATGGCCAGGATGCCGCACAGCTCGCCGTTGGCGCCGGCCTTGGGGGTCAGGGCGACAGCGGGCATGCCCGTGAGCGTCTTCAGCCAGTGGGCCAGGCGGTCCATCAGCTCCAGGGCGCCGGGTACGGTGGATTGGGGTTGCAGTGGGTGGATATCGGCAAAGCCGGCCAGCCGCGCCATCTTCTCGTTGAGGCGCGGGTTGTGCTTCATCGTGCAGCTGCCCAGCGGATAGAGGGCCAGGTCGATGGCGTGGTTCTTCTGGCTGAGGCGCACGTAGTGGCGCATCGTTTCCGGCTCCGACAGCCCGGGCAGGCCGATCGGATCGGTGCGCACCAGATCGCCCAGCTCATCAGCGGAAATCGAGGCTTCCGGCAGATCCACGCCAGTCTTCGACCAGCCGCCCATCTCGAAGATCAGGACCTCGTCCTGCAGCAGGCCGCGCCCGCCGGTCAGGGATGCGAAGCCGCCGGCAGCCGTCTCGGCCTGCGGCGTGGTGGGGCGTCCAACGCTGTTCATGCTCATGCCAGCACCTCGGCCAGTTGCGTCTTGAAGGTTTCGATGTCGCCGTCGGTGACGGTTTCGGTCGCGCAGACCAGCAGCACGTCGTCCAGGCCCGCATGCGGGTCGAGACGGCTGTAGGGCACGCCGGCCAGCACGCCGCGCGCCGCCAGCGCCTCGACGACTTCGGCCGCCGGCTTGCTGAGCTTCACGGCGAACTCGTTGAAGAAGCGCGGGGTGAGCACCTCCACCCCCTTCACGCTGCCGAGCGCGATCTTCGTCTTCAACGCCTGCTGATGATTGAGCAGCGCCAGCTTGCGCAGGCCGACCTCGCCCAGCAGCGACATATGGATGGTGAAGGCCAGGGCGCAGAGGCCGCTGTTGGTGCAGATGTTGCTCGTCGCCTTGTCGCGGCGGATATGCTGCTCGCGGGTGGAGAGGGTCAGCACGAAGCCGCGCCGTCCGTCGGCGTCCACCGTCTCGCCGCAGAGCCGCCCCGGCGCCTGGCGCACCAGCTTTTCCTTGCAGGCGAACAGGCCGACGTAGGGCCCGCCGAAGTTCAGCGCATTGCCGATCGACTGGCCCTCGGCGACGGCGATGTCGGCCCCCATTTCGCCGGGCGACTTCAGCAGGCCGAACGACACCGCCTCGGTGGTGACCACGATCATCAGCGCTCCGGCCGCCTGGGCCGCCGCGGCGATCTTCGTCACATCGGTGGCCGTGCCGAAGACATTGGGCGTCTGCACGACCACGCAGGCGGTGTCGCCGTCGATGGCGGCGATGACCGCATCCTCGGCGTCGATCGCGGGCGCGAGGCGCTCAGTGGCGACGCCGGCCGCATGGGCCAGGGTCTCGACGGTCTGGACATAGTGGGGATGCAGGCCGCCCGACAGGATAGCCTTGCTGCGGCGGGTGACCCGGCTGGCCATCATCACCGCCTCGCCGGCCGCGGTGGAGCCGTCGTAGAGGCTGGCGTTGGCCACATCCATGCCGGTCAGGGCCGCCACCTGGGTCTGGAATTCGAACAGGACCTGAAGCGTGCCTTGGGCGATCTCCGGCTGGTAGGGCGTGTAGCTTGTCAGGAACTCCGACCGCTGGATGATGTGGTCCACGGAGGCCGGCACATGGTGCCGATAGGCCCCCGCGCCGCAGAAGAAGGGCACGGATCCGGCCGCCACATTTCTCGCCGCCAGCGCCCCGAGCTCGCGCTCGACCTCCAGCTCGCCGGCGAAGCCCGGCAGATCGACCGGCCCGTCCAGGACGGCGGACTTCGGCACATCGACGAACAGCGCATCGATGCTGCCGGCGCCGATGGCGCCCAGCATCTGACGCCGGTCGTCAGGGGTCAGGGGGAGATAACGCATGGATCAGAGAGCCTTGCCGAAGAGGGCGTCCGACAGACGCCGCAGAAAAGAGTGAGAGGGGGCGCTGACCAGGTCGGGCAGCGGTTTGCGGGCCTTGAGGGCGACGGAGCGCCGCTCGTTGACGCCACTGGCGACCGCCTCCTTGCGCAGCACTTCGGTCGCCTCAGCGGCCTGGAAGTCCTCGAAGACGCCATGCAGCAGGCCA
The nucleotide sequence above comes from Caulobacter sp. NIBR1757. Encoded proteins:
- the gcvPB gene encoding aminomethyl-transferring glycine dehydrogenase subunit GcvPB translates to MSMNSVGRPTTPQAETAAGGFASLTGGRGLLQDEVLIFEMGGWSKTGVDLPEASISADELGDLVRTDPIGLPGLSEPETMRHYVRLSQKNHAIDLALYPLGSCTMKHNPRLNEKMARLAGFADIHPLQPQSTVPGALELMDRLAHWLKTLTGMPAVALTPKAGANGELCGILAIQAAHKARGDDARKVVLVPTSAHGTNPATAAFVGYSVREIAQTDDGRVDLADLEAKLGPDVAAIMVTNPNTCGLFERDIVEIARLTHAAGAYFYCDGANFNAIVGRVRPGDLGVDAMHINLHKTFSTPHGGGGPGAGPVVLSEALAAYAPTPWLTYGPDGLVLQEEAIGEAAGAFGRMSAFHGQMGMYVRAYAYMRSHGSDGLRQVAEDAVLNANYIKATLSDLMSPAFPDGPCMHEALFDDSWLDGTGVTTLDFAKAMIDEGFHPMTMYFPLVVHGAMLIEPTETESKQELDRFVTALRALAQAAKAGDTDRFKGAPHLAPLRRLDETLAARKPKLRWKPEAPASMAAE
- the gcvPA gene encoding aminomethyl-transferring glycine dehydrogenase subunit GcvPA codes for the protein MRYLPLTPDDRRQMLGAIGAGSIDALFVDVPKSAVLDGPVDLPGFAGELEVERELGALAARNVAAGSVPFFCGAGAYRHHVPASVDHIIQRSEFLTSYTPYQPEIAQGTLQVLFEFQTQVAALTGMDVANASLYDGSTAAGEAVMMASRVTRRSKAILSGGLHPHYVQTVETLAHAAGVATERLAPAIDAEDAVIAAIDGDTACVVVQTPNVFGTATDVTKIAAAAQAAGALMIVVTTEAVSFGLLKSPGEMGADIAVAEGQSIGNALNFGGPYVGLFACKEKLVRQAPGRLCGETVDADGRRGFVLTLSTREQHIRRDKATSNICTNSGLCALAFTIHMSLLGEVGLRKLALLNHQQALKTKIALGSVKGVEVLTPRFFNEFAVKLSKPAAEVVEALAARGVLAGVPYSRLDPHAGLDDVLLVCATETVTDGDIETFKTQLAEVLA